The window ATGTGTGTTTCGGAGTCCTTGGTTGAGGTATAGTAACTTTTTGTCGCAGAGTGCGGTTGTGAATGGCGCGTTTGTCCCGGAGATGTCGCAGGGTCACTGGGTATGCTTTTTACGCTTTCAGTAGGGTGAgcgcgcttttttttttggtagGAGCATCAAGAGGGATCTTCGGGTGCTGATGTCGCTGCTGAAAAGACAGTTGAGATTGTCCGCGCGCATATGCAGGGGTTTTGATAGATGAGTTATCGGATGCTGTTGTTGAGAAGAGATGATTTTCTTAGTGATCGTTTTTCGAGCGACCTTGCTGAGAGCCAAATTATCCTTGAAAACTTTTAGGGAGGCACGTTTGCAGCCATGGCAAGCATGGGAGGGTGAAATGGTAACGGATGACCAAACCAAGAGGCAAAGCAACTGATGAGGGGTCAAAGAGGAAGAAATCGGGCCCGCAGGCGGGGCTCAGGAATGTAGCTCGCCATTTTGAAGCTTAAGAAGCCCACTCTGTGAAAGTAtgaggaaagagaagcgcggGGAACTGTTTTTTCTTCGTGAGGTTTTTGTGCTGAAATTATCGAATGACGGGATGTATGGTGCCAGCTGCGTCGTCTTCAAAGCATGAGGCGCGATCGGGAAAAGGAGGAATGGTAGTAGCAGAAACATATATGTGGTAATGATGCGGGCTGGGTGTTTGGAAGCACCACAAATTGAATGGACAATAGCGTTTGAGGTGTAAGGAAGGCCCCCAACTTTATCCAGATAGTTGTTGCCGTTGCAACGTTAGAAAGGAAACGGGGAAAGCCGATGGAAGACCATTTGAACATacacgccgcggcgcaaTGCCGACCCTGCGTTGCTGCCAGCATCTCCCTTGCTCACCCTCTTTTTGGTAGCGCAAGCTCTTGTTGGGTGCTTTCTTTTCATTGCGATCTTTTGAGAAGCTCAGCAATACTTCGCAGCGTCGAAAGTCTGCGTGTTTTTGCACAGTTAGCTCGATACCGTAAAGAAGTCCCAGTCCATCCTTTTTTCTGCGACTATTGGAAGCCGCACAGGCCTCATGAAGAGGAAAGGACTATTGCGCCTACGTATGCTTCCATTTACCGAGACTCAAGTGCAGAGAAGCGAGAAAATGAGCCCAAGCCCCGAAGGTCATTTGCGCCATCGAAGCTGAAGGCTGCTCGCTCAATTTGTGAAGACCCAAGGATCAAGGAGGGCTTTGGCGCACATAGCGTGCAGGAACCGAGGTGGGCAGTGAAAGCGATCCGTTTGGTGTTTTGAATGCCGTCAACGCTGGAGTGAGGTGCGTTCAGCGACGCGGAAAAACGGGTTTGGGAAAACAACGTCATTGTCCTGATTTCAACAACCCCCCCCCGGTGCACGAAGAGACGAGaactggggggggggggtagtTCTGGGGTAGTCTAAAAGAAGACGTCGCTATGCAATAGGCGCGTCAAATGCAAGGGCTTGCCAGGGGCAAGGGCAAACACAGACGAGGTCGATACGCATTGCATAGCAGAAGGAATTCTTTCATACACGTAGGGCAGCGCGACCACAGTTGTTATGACCTGGCATGATGCGCGTGCACTGCCTGTTTTCCGTGACGGAGTGGTGTGGTGAGCGTCGAAAGCCTCTAAAGAAGGGAACCGACTTGCAGAATAGCATGGTTTACGAACAGCGATCACAAGCTCATGGCTGCTCATAAAGTCTGCTGGcgctgtttgtgtgtgaCCTGGTTCATAACTTCGGCAGAACGTGGAACCCAGAATTCGCCATCACGAAAGGGAACGGCAGACACTTCCAGCTGATGAGACCTGAGCGACGCCAGGCGAGCTTGGCTCTGCAGAAAACCGCGTGTAGCCAATGTGAGATGCGGCTGTTTTGAAGGTTGCCCTCGATGCGGCAACAGGGCCCGCACTCAAAATGTGGAGCCACTGGCAATCAAACCACGTGAGTTTGTGAATAGCTCTCTCGCAGCAGAGCCTTTTGCTTCCCTACCCCCGCCCATCTCTTTCACTCCGCCCTGTTGTGATCTCAGGCCGCTCGAAGATCACCAAGGAGGCAGAGTCCGCAAGGGAAGCAGCCTTATCAGCGCCGCGCTTGTTGTTCTCAGCTTGTATTGGGAGTGGCTCCACTTTCCGTTGTGAAGAAAGTGTTGCGTACCGTTCGCTTCCTGGAAACATCCGTGGATCAAATTTCTGCTCGCGGACAGAGTTGAAAAGAGCGCAGCCTCTTTCGGCTCGCTTTTCACGTCTGACACAAAGAGTGCCGCTTCTCTGGAATTGTCGTGTGCGCTTGTACCGAAATTGAATGTGCTTCTCCAGAAGAATACCGATCTAGTGCTTCGTAGCGCACCCGTCCACTTTTCGAGTTGTCGGTGTATGCTCGAGTGTGAGTGGTGTTGCCCTCGTGAGTTGCTTCAACTCATTTGCAGAGACAATGATTCTTGTTTTCGAAATGCTGCATAGCCACTCTCTCTTTATCCCAAAATTTTGTTTTCCCCGGAACTTTCACAAGCCTTGGCAAAAGTAGTCGACGTGGCGTGCCTTTTGCTGGCAGTGATAGGCTGCTTTGCCATCATGTCATCCAGCGTTGTGATTGTGGGTGACTCCATCtgtggaggcgatgcggaTCAGAAGCTGAGCACGAGCTCCGAAGAAGTGTATCTTCGTGGATTTAACACCTTTGCGGGGAATAATCCCAGTGACGTGGCTCTGCTCCACGAAGGAGCTGGCGAAATCGTGGCTGCTATCAGTGGGCACATAGAGGTGACCGAACGCGTGATTTCGGTGAAGGGTCTGGTGCCGCGGTACCAACCGGAAATCGGGGATGTTGTAGTCGGGCGCATCTTGGAAGTTTCAGGAAACAAGTGGCAAGTTGATGTGAACTCAACTCAAACCGCGATTATGCTGCTTTCAAGCGTAACGGAGCCTGGAGGCATACTGCGGCGTCGAGGCCGCGGTGACGAGCTCGGGATGCGCCAGATCTTCGACCAAGATGATCTGGTTGCGGCAGAGGTTCAACGCATCTCTCCCGATGGTGTGATGTcactgcacacacgcgcagcggaGAAATATGGTCTGCTGTCGGGACCGGGTATTTTGGTGACTGTTCGTCCCTCTTTGGTGAAACGCGCAAAGCACCAGTTTGCAGAACTTGCGAACTACCGCACGCAGCTGATCATCGGCATGAATGGTAACATATGGATTTGCTCATTGCAACCCTCTGCTagcgacgcggaggagacggagcACGCCACTGACGCACGTCAAAACGTGGCGCGTGTTGCAAACTGCATCAAAGCACTAGGAGCGGCGCAAGTCCAGATTCACCCAGCATCGATAGAGGCCAGTGTTGCGGCGTCATTAGAGGCAGGTTTGTCGGTGTTTGATGTTTCGCTTTCAAAGCACAGAGATGCACTTGTGGCACGCGTTGCTGATATGGTGGGATTGCAACACCGTCGCcctgctggcggcggtgcttcCGCGCGAACGCTTGTGTAGAGGCGATCACGtgtacttttttttttctttgaaAAGCAGTGTTGTTTTGTGTGGCACTAATTCGATTCTTGCTCTGAGTGGGGTAATCGAAGTATTTCGTAGCGTGTGACTACCTGACTTACTTAGAGGAATACGAAAGAAAATGAATCTGACTATTTAATTCAAGTGACAATGTGTCGAACTTTAAACCTGTTGAAGCATACCGGCTAGACGGTGTGCTGGCCTATGATTTTATTCTGTATGCCGAGAATTCTCTACGACCCGCTTGGATTCTCATCTGTTTTCCGCAAGCATTCTTTGGCGGGTTTACGCGCTCACGGCGGCTGGCTAGTTCGCTGTGAATTCCTGTCTGTGCAGTACTGTTCTACTTCCGCCTCTCGTTTCCGTCAAACACGACTGAAGCCAACATCCTTTCGAATATGTCTAGAGGGGACTTTTCACTGTTGTGTCTCGTTGGATGTCGTTACGCGTACGACTACGGGTGCCCAAGCAGTGGGATAGGTTTCAGGTGAACATCGACGAGGAACTTCAGCAAGAAGAGCTCTCAAGGACTCtgacagagagggagatcgATGATTTCAACCGACGGAACCTCCACAGCGTCTCGGAGCTCAGTGATCATTTGCGCTTGCTCGTCTTTGGGAGTGATGAGTGTGTTACCTGCTCTGAGGATATTTGTGCAGCTGTCGAGTATATTGTGGGTCCGCAGCGCAGATGGAACAGTAGCTGCGATGAAGTTTGCGAGTTTCGGCGCGCAATCAGCAGAGCGTACCTGAATGAATGGAAGGCTTTTCAGTCTGTCCATCCATCGGTGCCAGAGCGCCTCGCGACACGCAGCCTGCCGCAGGTGTTTTCTGTACCTCCTCTTCAAAAGGCACAAATGGATCTTCTGATGCAGATGTGCCCGAGGAATGCGGAGACGGGAGATGGCAGCATTTCGATGCGTCTATGGTATTTAGATAGTGCAGGGTCCAGATGCTCTACGAGGCGAAGGTTTCCATTCGACACTGCCGCCGATGACGCCATCCGGCTCACGATGAGCAGCGCACGGGAGTTTGCAAGCATGAGGGAAAAAACTGATGATACGCCGCTCATCTTTGTCTTCCGTGTTAAGGGGCGAAACGAGTACATTTACGGTTCGCAGCCTCTGATAAATTATCGTTACATTCGTCACTGTGTGAGCAAGCGGGCTGAGATAGATTTGGTTGTGGAGCCTAAAGAAGCGACCCTTTTCGCAGTACCACTGTTTCGCCCGTCCTACCCGTCTCGGACCCTTGCAAGTCCTTCTGACGCAGATGCGTCGAAGTCCAGTACCTCTGAAATCTGTTTGTGGGACCTGACCAGCAAGCTCTCTATCAGGATTGTCGGCGGTTTTGAAAAGCTTGCCATCTCCGCGTCGCGCATGAAGGATGAAAACGTGCGCGACTCTTCGAGCCTGTACTTTGCAGTTCTTGTGGAGGCGTATGTTGGCACCTGGCGTTGCTGCGAACCCCAAATCACTGGCTGGCAGCTGTGCGAGAATGCAAAGAACAGCCACAGCTTAGCTGCAAGAGTGTACTGGAAGGACGGGGGAACGGTGACCTTCAGCATCGATCTGTCGAATGTGCCAAGAGAGCTAAAGCTGTGTTTTACGCTGGTGGCTTCCTCGACCGACAGAATCGTCGGTGCTCGGGCAGCCACTGCAGAGGAGGTGATTGCCGCTGTGGAAGAGAACACGAAGAAAACCGACGATCAGGGTCACTCGGTTTTTTTCTTGGGTACGGCCGCCACGCAGCTTTTCGATTACGCTGCAAAAATGCGGATGGGTATGTGGCGCATCTATCTATGGGAGGGCAAGACCCGCGCGAACCCGATTGGCTTGAACTCTATCAACCCCGATTCCAACGCGTGCACGTTCGAGGTGGAGTTCCCGTGTTTCGACAAGCCTGTTTTTTTCCCCAGTGGTCGACCTccaaagagaaaagaggaggatgCTCGACGAAACTTTGCTGACCGTGAGGCCGCCCTGAGCAGCTATCTGATCAACAACGAAGTAGAACAACTGCGCCAGCTGAAGCGGGTGCTGATGTACGATCCCCTGGTGCACCTCTCGAGTGACGACAAGACTATTCTGTGGAAGTACAGGGAGATGCTCCTAGGCCAACCAAAGGCAATGGCCAAGGTGATGAGTGCGGTGAACTGGCTGATGCCGTTCGATGTGTACGAGGCACACTGCCTTTTGCGCCGATGGTCCCCGCTGGCTGCGTTCGatgcgctggagctgcttgACGCGCATTATGCTGACTTGGCGGTTCGTGAGCAGGCGGTGGAGTACATTGATAAAATGTCGGACTATGAGCTGCGCGGTTGTATTCTGCAACTCGTGCAGGTACTCAAGTACGAGCCGTATCACTACTCTGCCTTGGCGCGTTTTCTCCTTAGGCGGTCGCTTCGCTCGAACCACATAATTGGCCACTACGTTTTTTGGTATCTAGCTGCCGAAGTCAAGAATCTGACCATTTGCGAGCGACACGGACTCCTTTTGGAGGAACTGATCAAGCGATCTCCGCACCGGTTGGACTACGTGCGGCAAGTGTACGTTTGCAACGAGCTGCTGAAGTGTGCACTGAGGGTGCAACGGGCGCCGAAGAAAGATCGTGTCAAGTGTCTGCGCGCGAGTCTCGCTAAGGTGCGATTTCCTCACCGCTTTACTCTCGCTCTGAACCCCTCAGTGGAGTGCTGCGCGGTCGATATCGATGAGTGCAAGGTCATGGAGTCGAAGAAGTTCCCGCTATGGCTTGCTTTTCGAAATCATCTCGATCAAGACGAGCACTTTTTCATCATATTCAAGTCTGGCGACGACCTCAGGCAAGACCTGCTTactctgcagctgctggagttCATGGACAGCCTGTGGAAAGCGTCCGGTCTGGACCTTCACCTCATCCCATACGGTTGCATCTCTACCGGAGAAGGCGTTGGCATGATCGAAGTGGTGTTGAACAGTGACACGATCGCCAACATCACGAGACGCGAGGGTGGGGCACAGGCTGCGTTCAACGTTGACCCGATCATAAATTGGTTACGTCAGTTCAACCATGACCGAGGTGAAGCGGAGCGGTGTCTGTGGAATTTCGTGCTTAGTGTCGCCGGCTACACGGTGGCCACCTACGTCCTGGGCATCGGTGACAGACATAATGATAACATCATGCTCCGCCAGGATGGCACCCTCTTTCACATCGATTTTGGCCACTTTCTGGGCAACTTCAAGACGAAGTTCGGCATCAAGCGTGAGACAGCGCCTTTCATTTTTACTCCCATGTACCTGTATGCGATGGGTGGGTCAAGTAGCCCGATCTTTAAGTACTTTGTGGACGTAGCATGCCGAGCGTAcaacgcgctgcggcggcacagcagcgcactTATGATGCTCTTTATGCTGATGCTCTCTACGGGCATACCGGAGCTACAAACCCTGGAAGATATCGAGTGGCTGCGCACAGTACTTCTTCTTAACCGAACCGATGAGGAAGCCTCCGAGCACTACAAAGGCCTCATCAACGACGCACTGGGCAATTTTCGCACACTGCTGAACGACTACATCCATATTATGGTGCACTGATGCCGTGGTCATGTACTCGAGACATGACTGTTTCTTTTCTTTGATAGAATCAGCCCCTTTCGGGCTGCTGATATTTGCGTGTGTTTCTGTTTTCCGCTGAgagacacaaaaaaaagagagaacacACAAGATGCGCACCATTTGACCTGGAACAGTCGCTGGGTTCTTCTTGATTATCTTCTTGATCAGAGGCTTACTTCGAGCTTTCATtcgtgtggtggtgggacTGTGCAGCCGGCGGGGCGGAGAGCGCAGTGAAATTCGTGCGCTTACGATGTAGACCGGAACGACCgctcgcgcacacacagatgtgcatctgtttttttttttaaggGCGTCTTAGGCACCCCTCCCGACACCGTGTActctttctctgtgcctCCGCCTTCCTGTGCTTCTACACGTGCGGTCGACCTGCGCTTCCACTTCCGTTCACTCAAGCGTCACGTTGACAGCATCAGTAAAACCATACCCGCGAGCAGGCACGTACACACAAGTAAATAGGAGATGGTCGCGTGGggtccgctgcagcggcggctgttCGCCTACATTGCTCGTCATCCACAGTTCCAGCAGGCCGTAAGGAACGTGGggcagcgcgtggcggctCACCCGACGTTTCAGAAAGCGAAACAAAGCGCGTACTCTGCGTTTGAGAGGGCGGGCACGAGAGCCGCTCGCGGTAGTAGTGTATCAGGCGGGAAAGGGAATGGTAGCACAGAGGAATCGACGCTGAACGCATGGAGGCGTAGGATCAACAACGGCTGGCACAAGCACAAGGCTGGCGTAATGAGCTTCATCGCTGCGAACTTTATGGCCATTCTCATATTTGTTCAAGTCAGCCCAATGCTGTGGCACTCCGTAAAGCGCGGCATCCACTACCTTACCGACGCCCCGTCAAACGTTGAGGGAGAGCGCAAGGAGAAACCCAGAAAGCGAAAAgcggaggcagcagaggagcagTCCAGCTTCAAGGCGGAGGCCCCAAACGACACCATGCGTGGCGCGGTTCTTCGAAGGGTACTGCCTCCTCAGACCCCCTGGGGAAGCTACACAGAGCACGGCGAACCGGCTTCGAGGCCGTCACAGTCTTGGCAGACATCGTCTACACTCTTCGACGACACTGTTGGCACGAAGCAGCAACCAGATGCTCAGCAGTCGTTTAACGAGATGCACAAGGATGTGTTTCGCACTCcggacggcagcgcacaaATCAACTTCGACACATCCTTTCTGGTGAAAATGGGTGACGAGACCACGTTCACATCCTCTctagagagagaaacactGACGGGCAGTGTGTCCTCTCACTCACTTTAAGTTTGCTGCGCcgtcctcccccctcgccccTTCAACACTCTCTGTTCCTTTTCTCTTACCACCGACCTCCGTAGCTCTCGCTCTAGGTGTTCTCACATAACAATTTGACTTCGTTCCATTCCGCCTTTTGCTCGTTatctgcggcggcagcctaATCGTTCTTTCGAGGTTGCTTAGTAGCCGAAGAGCAGTACAAAGAAACAATCTGTCGCCACTTTTTGCTGCCGCCAGGTATTTGCGGATGTTCAGAGACAAGGCGCTGGAAATAACTGCTGCCTCTCATACCCTTcgtcggggagggggatggaCTGCAGTGATGTATGGTACTGCTGCGTTCGGCATTGTGCTACTTCTCTTTGTGGCGTGTGTCTTGGTTCCCTGATACGCTGTGTCTCTGCACGGTTTACGCCACCTTCTAACTGCCCTGTCctcgaaaaacaaaaggctGCACTATGCATGCTCAGCACTGACGCATTTCTTCTCTTATTTCGTCACATATTTCGCCGTTCTCACTCGTTTGCAAGCATACGCCAGGTGATTTGAGCACTGGCATCAAGCGGAGTCatagtggtggtggcgttgCATCCGTcactctcccctctcttccccctcctctctctttcacaGCAACTGAAGGGAAAGGTGTCATGTTAAATGGGCTGACGCGGGTGAGCACCAGTTCTGAGCTGGAGTCGATACTAGATATCGTGCAATCGTCCGGCGAAATCGCGGTCGTATTCACTTCGCCGAGCATTGGCGATTTGGAGACGATTACAAGCGAAACACAGCGTCGTCAGCTGCGCATTGCGGGAATCCCTCGCGGTGGGTACACCATCCTCCCTGCTATTCCGCTATACGATGACGAGCTGCTTCAGATGTGTGAACGGTACACCTCAGCGAACGAGTACGAGAAGGCGGAAATGCGCAACAGCTTGTATATGCGAGAATACCCACTATTCACGTACAGCATACGCCATCAGAGGGCACTATTTCACCCTGCCGACTACGTGAGCCGGATACTCCAGTTCTGCTCCTATTATGTCCAGGCGCCCGACGCAGACGTTTTGCCGCTGCAAGACAAGAGTCCTTTTCTTCACATTTCCCCCATAAAGGAAATTTGCAAGCATCTCCGCCTCATTGCCCGCGGCACCCCAGTGGCGCCAGACGACTCCGAGTCGCCGGTGccagagcagctgcgccttcaTGCAGAGTCAGACGCGGAGAAGCTTGCAGCCGAGCGTGCCACGGCTATGTCCATCGCAACCAGTAGTGGTGGCGCCTCGGAGACGGAGCAGCCGTCTCTCTTCAGCGGCGttgcgccgtcggcgctgttTCAGAAAGGCGCAGTGGAGGAGGTCGACAAGGACGCTGAAGACACCATGGAGGATCTCACCGGCGAGGAGACAGTGGACGCGGTGCACAGCTTTCAGGCAGAGTACTTGACACTGGACGGGTTTGAGCTGGTGACAAAAGCGTCCATCTACTACGACCgcgaaggggaggggcagcgcATCGTTGCGGTGTACATTCCGGGAGGGGTACCAGAGGACAcg of the Leishmania donovani BPK282A1 complete genome, chromosome 14 genome contains:
- a CDS encoding exosome complex exonuclease, putative; this encodes MSSSVVIVGDSICGGDADQKLSTSSEEVYLRGFNTFAGNNPSDVALLHEGAGEIVAAISGHIEVTERVISVKGLVPRYQPEIGDVVVGRILEVSGNKWQVDVNSTQTAIMLLSSVTEPGGILRRRGRGDELGMRQIFDQDDLVAAEVQRISPDGVMSLHTRAAEKYGLLSGPGILVTVRPSLVKRAKHQFAELANYRTQLIIGMNGNIWICSLQPSASDAEETEHATDARQNVARVANCIKALGAAQVQIHPASIEASVAASLEAGLSVFDVSLSKHRDALVARVADMVGLQHRRPAGGGASARTLV
- a CDS encoding phosphatidylinositol 3-kinase 2, putative, which encodes MSLRVRLRVPKQWDRFQVNIDEELQQEELSRTLTEREIDDFNRRNLHSVSELSDHLRLLVFGSDECVTCSEDICAAVEYIVGPQRRWNSSCDEVCEFRRAISRAYLNEWKAFQSVHPSVPERLATRSLPQVFSVPPLQKAQMDLLMQMCPRNAETGDGSISMRLWYLDSAGSRCSTRRRFPFDTAADDAIRLTMSSAREFASMREKTDDTPLIFVFRVKGRNEYIYGSQPLINYRYIRHCVSKRAEIDLVVEPKEATLFAVPLFRPSYPSRTLASPSDADASKSSTSEICLWDLTSKLSIRIVGGFEKLAISASRMKDENVRDSSSLYFAVLVEAYVGTWRCCEPQITGWQLCENAKNSHSLAARVYWKDGGTVTFSIDLSNVPRELKLCFTLVASSTDRIVGARAATAEEVIAAVEENTKKTDDQGHSVFFLGTAATQLFDYAAKMRMGMWRIYLWEGKTRANPIGLNSINPDSNACTFEVEFPCFDKPVFFPSGRPPKRKEEDARRNFADREAALSSYLINNEVEQLRQLKRVLMYDPLVHLSSDDKTILWKYREMLLGQPKAMAKVMSAVNWLMPFDVYEAHCLLRRWSPLAAFDALELLDAHYADLAVREQAVEYIDKMSDYELRGCILQLVQVLKYEPYHYSALARFLLRRSLRSNHIIGHYVFWYLAAEVKNLTICERHGLLLEELIKRSPHRLDYVRQVYVCNELLKCALRVQRAPKKDRVKCLRASLAKVRFPHRFTLALNPSVECCAVDIDECKVMESKKFPLWLAFRNHLDQDEHFFIIFKSGDDLRQDLLTLQLLEFMDSLWKASGLDLHLIPYGCISTGEGVGMIEVVLNSDTIANITRREGGAQAAFNVDPIINWLRQFNHDRGEAERCLWNFVLSVAGYTVATYVLGIGDRHNDNIMLRQDGTLFHIDFGHFLGNFKTKFGIKRETAPFIFTPMYLYAMGGSSSPIFKYFVDVACRAYNALRRHSSALMMLFMLMLSTGIPELQTLEDIEWLRTVLLLNRTDEEASEHYKGLINDALGNFRTLLNDYIHIMVH